The following proteins come from a genomic window of Deltaproteobacteria bacterium:
- a CDS encoding response regulator, whose product MHPHDDTIRLLDRMVETMADGVILSDADREIVRINPAARAMLGIPADAAVDRQYLKERLGFYPFDLVATPAAAPATGADETLREELKLGDKVLHSTVSPVRAADGRLVGVVVVLRDITEAKALDRRKDEFVSVVSHELRTPLTSVTGALDIVLKEYVGPVLPKQRRYLQMARDSCARLNVIVDDLLDVARSQTGGMPMHFRDVLLDELAADAVERYRGAADAKGVDLRAEFEARDIRIIGDPDRLAQVLNNLLSNAIKFTPERGRIDVEVFGPSVASSHVGVSVYNNGEPIPQDARERVFDKFEQIRDSDSRRVGGTGLGLAISRAIIEAHGGRIWVDSRDDGTKFVFTLPAAPAAEVQREADVSRARDATAVPAELASTILVACVDDYTTFIVKGVLMEAGHRVVEARDTYQAIALARQHRPALVLVDAPSIGQEARALVDILKHDPETKKAAVLMVDTAANREATLEWGADEAIAKPIEADGLLAVCQRLIRDAGQAQAARVLVVDDDPTIRMICREVLEAAGYKVHEAADGAAAVAEARRFRPDLVLLDVMMPDRDGFETAETLRSSPAVGSAPVIFLSARSETHDKVRAFRIGAEDYMVKPFDASELVARVERALERRARDVSASPTTQLPGASAIERELSARIAGGGRHAFCYLDLDNLKAFNDYYGYAKADGVIRQTGDIIREVIHAEGGPDDFIGHIAGDDFVFATSPDRVDRICTAICQQFDRLVPLYYNRADRERGYIETKDRFGTLRQFPIMTVSIAVVTTEAGDVGSFNDLAEAAAAGKKLAKAVAGSSYVRDGRVMRGIPPAEGALA is encoded by the coding sequence TTGCACCCGCACGACGACACGATTCGCCTCCTGGACCGCATGGTCGAGACCATGGCCGACGGGGTGATCCTCAGCGACGCCGACCGCGAGATCGTGCGCATCAACCCCGCCGCGCGCGCGATGCTCGGCATTCCGGCGGACGCCGCCGTCGACCGCCAGTACCTCAAGGAGCGGCTCGGCTTCTACCCGTTCGACCTCGTCGCGACCCCCGCTGCGGCGCCGGCCACCGGCGCCGACGAGACGCTGCGCGAGGAGCTCAAGCTCGGCGACAAGGTGCTGCACTCGACGGTGTCGCCGGTGCGCGCCGCCGACGGCCGGCTCGTCGGCGTGGTGGTCGTCCTGCGCGACATCACCGAGGCCAAGGCGCTCGATCGCCGCAAGGACGAGTTCGTGTCGGTCGTGTCCCACGAGTTGCGGACGCCGCTGACCTCCGTGACCGGGGCGCTCGACATCGTCCTGAAAGAATACGTCGGCCCGGTGTTGCCGAAGCAGCGCCGCTATTTGCAAATGGCGCGCGACTCGTGCGCGCGCCTGAACGTGATCGTCGACGATCTGCTCGACGTGGCGCGGTCGCAGACCGGCGGCATGCCGATGCACTTTCGCGACGTGCTGCTCGACGAGCTGGCGGCCGACGCGGTCGAGCGCTATCGCGGGGCGGCGGACGCCAAGGGCGTCGACCTGCGCGCCGAGTTCGAAGCGCGCGACATTCGCATCATCGGCGATCCCGATCGACTCGCGCAGGTCCTCAACAACCTGCTGTCGAACGCGATCAAGTTCACACCCGAACGCGGCCGCATCGACGTCGAAGTCTTCGGTCCGTCCGTCGCGTCGAGTCACGTCGGCGTGTCCGTCTACAACAACGGCGAGCCGATCCCCCAGGACGCGCGCGAGCGCGTGTTCGACAAGTTCGAGCAGATTCGCGACTCCGACAGCCGGCGAGTCGGCGGCACCGGCCTGGGGCTGGCGATTTCCCGCGCGATCATCGAGGCGCACGGAGGGCGCATCTGGGTCGACTCGCGCGACGACGGCACCAAGTTCGTGTTCACACTGCCCGCGGCGCCGGCCGCCGAAGTGCAGCGCGAAGCGGACGTGTCGCGCGCGCGCGACGCCACCGCGGTCCCGGCGGAGTTGGCGTCGACCATCCTGGTCGCGTGTGTGGACGACTACACGACGTTCATCGTCAAGGGCGTGCTGATGGAGGCGGGCCACCGCGTGGTCGAGGCGCGCGACACCTACCAGGCGATCGCCCTCGCCCGCCAACACCGCCCGGCGCTGGTACTCGTCGACGCGCCGAGCATCGGCCAGGAGGCCCGCGCTCTGGTCGACATCCTCAAGCACGATCCCGAGACGAAGAAGGCCGCCGTGCTCATGGTCGACACGGCCGCCAACCGCGAGGCGACGCTCGAGTGGGGCGCCGACGAAGCGATCGCCAAGCCGATCGAGGCGGACGGCTTGCTCGCCGTGTGCCAGCGACTCATCCGCGACGCCGGGCAGGCCCAGGCCGCGCGGGTGCTCGTCGTCGACGACGATCCGACCATCCGCATGATCTGCCGCGAAGTCCTCGAAGCGGCCGGCTACAAGGTCCACGAGGCGGCAGACGGCGCGGCGGCGGTCGCCGAAGCTCGCCGGTTCCGGCCCGACCTCGTGCTCCTCGACGTGATGATGCCCGACCGCGACGGATTCGAGACCGCCGAAACGCTCCGGTCGAGTCCGGCGGTCGGCTCGGCGCCGGTCATCTTCCTGTCCGCGCGCAGCGAAACCCACGACAAGGTTCGGGCGTTCCGCATCGGCGCCGAGGACTACATGGTCAAGCCGTTCGATGCGTCGGAACTGGTCGCGCGCGTCGAGCGCGCCCTCGAGCGCCGCGCGCGGGACGTAAGCGCGTCGCCGACGACGCAACTGCCGGGCGCCAGCGCCATCGAGCGCGAGTTGTCGGCCCGCATCGCCGGCGGCGGCCGCCACGCATTTTGCTATCTCGACCTCGACAACCTGAAGGCGTTCAACGACTACTACGGCTATGCGAAGGCGGACGGCGTGATCCGCCAGACCGGCGACATCATCCGCGAGGTGATCCACGCCGAGGGCGGTCCCGACGACTTCATCGGCCACATCGCGGGCGACGACTTCGTGTTCGCCACGTCCCCGGACCGCGTGGACCGCATCTGCACGGCGATCTGCCAGCAGTTCGATCGCCTCGTCCCGCTCTACTACAACCGAGCCGATCGCGAGCGCGGCTACATCGAGACGAAAGACCGGTTCGGCACGCTGCGCCAGTTCCCGATCATGACCGTGTCGATCGCGGTGGTCACGACCGAGGCGGGCGACGTCGGCTCGTTCAACGACCTCGCAGAGGCGGCTGCTGCCGGCAAGAAGCTGGCCAAGGCCGTCGCCGGGTCGTCCTACGTGCGAGACGGGCGCGTCATGCGCGGCATCCCGCCCGCCGAGGGCGCGCTCGCCTAG
- a CDS encoding ABC transporter ATP-binding protein, translating to MRWVWGFVRPHWLLLVGAMAMMLLSVAFEMAQPLVIKLAIDDYILAGDTAGLAGVAAGFMALVVLQSAAMFAQLYALTLLGQRSMRDLRVQLYGHVLHQRAAFFDRMPVGRLLTRMTSDIESINEMFASGVVTLVADVVKLAAIVGMMLYLNWAFALLTLLTVPLLAGVVEYARRLMRTSFREIRVKLAAMNAHLSEHLNGLKVVQLFTRERQSHAEFNALNAAHRDAYLGAIRADVTLYALVEAIGTVAVALGAWYAAGQIGHGGVTVGLVVAFIEYVNKFFVPVRDMSAKYTVMQSAMAATERIHRLMATDEPDAPVAGEPDADAAGGRIPPPRPGAPAIELRDVTFGYRPDEPVLRGVSLAVPRGHTVAVVGPTGSGKSTLIRLLARLYDPDRGAIYVGGRDISRLPAPVVRRLVTVVSQDVFLFSGTIADNVRIGAPDATDAQVEAALARVGADRVLARRGVDIHAPVAERGANFSAGERQLIAFARALVRDPEVLVLDEATAHVDPEAERLIERGVAELMAGRTSLVIAHRLSTVRRADEIVVLVRGRIVERGSHDELIAHGGVYARLEGTVVR from the coding sequence ATGCGGTGGGTGTGGGGGTTCGTGCGCCCGCACTGGCTGCTCCTCGTCGGCGCGATGGCGATGATGCTGCTGTCGGTCGCGTTCGAGATGGCGCAGCCGCTCGTGATCAAGCTGGCGATCGACGACTACATCCTCGCGGGCGACACGGCAGGTCTCGCGGGGGTCGCCGCCGGATTCATGGCGCTGGTGGTGCTGCAATCGGCCGCGATGTTCGCGCAGCTGTACGCGCTCACACTGCTCGGCCAGCGGTCGATGCGCGATTTGCGCGTACAACTGTACGGCCACGTGCTCCACCAGCGCGCCGCGTTTTTCGATCGCATGCCGGTCGGCAGATTGCTCACGCGCATGACATCCGACATCGAGAGCATCAACGAAATGTTCGCATCCGGCGTCGTGACGCTGGTCGCCGACGTCGTGAAGCTCGCTGCCATCGTCGGCATGATGCTCTACCTCAACTGGGCGTTCGCGCTGCTCACCCTGCTGACGGTGCCGCTGCTGGCTGGCGTGGTCGAGTACGCGCGCCGGCTGATGCGCACGTCGTTCCGCGAGATCCGAGTCAAGCTCGCGGCGATGAACGCGCACCTGTCCGAGCACCTCAACGGCCTGAAGGTCGTGCAGCTGTTTACGCGCGAGCGACAGTCGCACGCCGAATTCAATGCGCTCAACGCGGCCCATCGAGACGCCTATCTCGGAGCCATCCGCGCCGACGTCACCCTGTATGCGCTCGTCGAGGCGATCGGCACGGTCGCGGTCGCGCTCGGCGCCTGGTACGCCGCCGGGCAGATCGGCCACGGCGGCGTTACCGTCGGCCTGGTCGTCGCGTTCATCGAGTACGTCAACAAGTTCTTCGTGCCGGTGCGCGACATGTCGGCCAAGTACACCGTCATGCAGTCGGCGATGGCCGCCACCGAGCGCATTCATCGACTCATGGCGACCGACGAACCCGACGCGCCGGTCGCCGGCGAGCCGGACGCCGACGCGGCCGGCGGCCGCATCCCGCCGCCGCGGCCCGGCGCGCCCGCCATCGAGCTGCGCGACGTCACCTTTGGCTACCGGCCCGACGAGCCGGTGTTGCGCGGCGTGTCGCTGGCGGTCCCTCGCGGGCATACGGTGGCCGTCGTCGGACCGACCGGTTCTGGCAAGTCCACGCTGATCCGGCTGCTCGCGCGCCTGTACGACCCCGACCGAGGCGCGATCTACGTCGGCGGGCGCGACATCTCTCGCTTGCCCGCGCCGGTCGTGCGCCGCCTCGTCACCGTCGTGTCCCAGGACGTGTTCCTGTTCTCGGGCACGATCGCCGACAACGTTCGCATCGGCGCTCCCGACGCAACGGACGCGCAGGTCGAAGCCGCCCTCGCGCGCGTCGGCGCCGACCGGGTGCTGGCGCGCCGCGGGGTGGACATCCACGCGCCCGTGGCCGAACGGGGCGCCAACTTTTCCGCGGGCGAGCGCCAGCTGATCGCGTTTGCGCGCGCGCTGGTGCGCGACCCGGAGGTGCTCGTGCTCGACGAGGCGACCGCACACGTCGACCCGGAAGCCGAGCGCCTGATCGAGCGCGGCGTCGCCGAGCTGATGGCCGGGCGCACCAGCCTCGTCATCGCCCACCGGCTGTCCACCGTGCGGCGCGCGGACGAGATCGTCGTGCTCGTACGCGGCCGCATCGTCGAGCGCGGCAGCCATGACGAGCTGATCGCGCACGGCGGCGTCTACGCGCGCCTCGAGGGCACCGTCGTCCGGTGA
- a CDS encoding ABC transporter ATP-binding protein, translating into MCVSGALGCYRARVARFNAPRGFSSGLLARRARPPAGPGNRTAIRAIDDIVAASSRTPWTYLRRYRRAVALGCAALVATSALALVVPYLLGRTIEALRGPAPSDAVPPLAVAMIAFAAAQATFRIASRILLFNAARKAEYDLRSDLFAHLLRQPPSFFRRYPVGDVMSRLTQDVQTVRAMWGPGVLNVVNTTFLFGTGVALMFGIDARLALWALLPYPLMVLVGRGFAGRLYRSSRDVQDYLGRVSAAVQEDLGGIGVIKAYTAEPERERRFARMADDLLRKNMRVTLLRGQLMPLLGGLGSVSVVVVLYVGGHAYVDGRIDLGQLVQFNAYLALLVWPTLAFGWMLSLFQRGIAAWKRLAALLDAEPTIVDGSGPDLPPEHVRGDIDIRHLSVEVDGRRVLDDVSLALPAGSVTALVGRTGAGKSVLVETLPRLIETPPGHIFLDGRDITTLPLASLRRAIGYAPQEAYLFSTTIADNIRHGLAHAGADPNDDVRIRRAAHAAGLDRDLAALPNGLDTLVGERGITLSGGQRQRVALARAIAAEPRVLILDDSLSSVDAQTEREILAQLDEVMRGRTTVLISHRIAAIRRADRIVVLDEGRVVATGTHDELLAAGGVYADLYRTEFEDADAGAEGVA; encoded by the coding sequence TTGTGTGTTTCGGGAGCGTTAGGATGCTACCGCGCGCGCGTCGCGCGCTTCAACGCACCCCGTGGGTTTTCGTCCGGATTGCTCGCGCGCCGCGCGCGGCCGCCGGCCGGCCCCGGCAACCGTACGGCAATCCGGGCTATAGACGACATCGTGGCCGCATCCTCCCGCACTCCTTGGACCTACCTGCGCCGCTATCGGCGCGCGGTGGCCCTGGGCTGCGCCGCACTCGTCGCGACCTCCGCGCTCGCGCTCGTCGTGCCGTACCTGCTCGGGCGCACGATCGAGGCGCTGCGCGGCCCGGCGCCGTCGGACGCCGTCCCGCCGCTGGCCGTCGCGATGATCGCCTTCGCCGCGGCGCAGGCGACGTTCCGCATCGCGTCGCGCATCCTCCTGTTCAACGCGGCGCGCAAGGCCGAGTACGACCTGCGCTCGGACCTGTTCGCGCACCTGCTGCGGCAACCGCCGTCCTTTTTCCGGCGATACCCGGTCGGCGACGTGATGTCGCGCCTCACACAAGACGTCCAGACGGTGCGGGCGATGTGGGGGCCCGGCGTGCTCAACGTCGTCAACACGACGTTCCTGTTCGGCACCGGCGTCGCGCTCATGTTCGGCATCGACGCCCGCCTCGCCCTGTGGGCGCTGTTGCCCTACCCGCTCATGGTTCTCGTCGGCCGGGGGTTCGCCGGCCGCCTGTACCGGTCCAGCCGCGACGTGCAGGACTACCTCGGTCGCGTGTCCGCCGCCGTGCAGGAAGACCTCGGCGGCATCGGCGTGATCAAGGCCTACACGGCCGAGCCGGAACGCGAGCGGCGATTCGCGCGCATGGCCGACGATCTGTTGCGCAAGAACATGCGCGTGACGCTTTTGCGCGGCCAGCTCATGCCGCTGCTGGGCGGACTCGGCTCGGTGAGCGTCGTCGTCGTGCTGTACGTCGGCGGCCACGCCTATGTCGATGGGCGCATCGACCTCGGCCAGCTCGTCCAGTTCAACGCGTACCTCGCGCTGCTCGTGTGGCCGACGCTGGCATTCGGTTGGATGCTGTCGCTGTTTCAGCGCGGGATCGCGGCGTGGAAGCGGCTCGCCGCCCTGCTGGACGCGGAGCCGACCATCGTCGACGGCTCCGGCCCCGACCTGCCGCCGGAGCACGTGCGCGGCGACATCGACATCCGCCATCTGAGCGTCGAGGTCGACGGCCGCCGCGTGCTCGACGACGTATCGCTGGCGCTGCCGGCCGGCAGTGTCACCGCGCTCGTCGGCCGGACCGGCGCGGGCAAATCGGTGCTGGTCGAGACGCTGCCGCGCCTGATCGAGACGCCGCCCGGCCACATCTTCCTCGACGGCCGCGACATCACGACGCTGCCGCTGGCGTCGCTGCGGCGCGCGATCGGCTACGCTCCGCAGGAGGCGTACCTGTTTTCGACGACGATCGCCGACAACATCCGCCACGGCCTCGCACACGCGGGCGCCGATCCGAACGACGACGTGCGCATCCGCCGCGCCGCCCACGCCGCGGGGCTGGACCGCGACCTCGCCGCGCTGCCGAACGGGCTCGACACGCTCGTCGGCGAGCGCGGCATCACCCTGTCGGGCGGCCAGCGGCAGCGCGTCGCGCTCGCCCGCGCGATCGCGGCCGAGCCGCGCGTGCTGATCCTCGACGACTCGCTGTCGTCCGTCGACGCGCAGACCGAACGCGAGATCCTCGCTCAGCTCGACGAGGTGATGCGCGGTCGCACGACCGTGTTGATCTCGCACCGGATCGCGGCGATCCGCCGCGCCGACCGGATCGTCGTCCTCGACGAGGGCCGCGTGGTCGCCACCGGCACCCACGACGAGTTGCTCGCCGCCGGCGGCGTGTACGCGGACCTGTACCGCACCGAGTTCGAGGACGCCGACGCCGGCGCCGAGGGGGTCGCGTGA